One Vicia villosa cultivar HV-30 ecotype Madison, WI unplaced genomic scaffold, Vvil1.0 ctg.000509F_1_1, whole genome shotgun sequence DNA window includes the following coding sequences:
- the LOC131629106 gene encoding protein PMR5-like, with protein sequence MLTLFSSLFYLLFFTLTLQCLVASSAILYSLKHHHNNIHHQRPMIHANQTNCALFVGTWIPDDTYPFYQSLNCPMIDPQFNCKMFGRPDTNYLKYRWRPLNCELPRFNGVQFLMGLKGKSIMFVGDSLGRNQWESLICMIYTAVPQSQTQLVRGEILSTFRFLDYGVTLSYHKVPYLVEIDVAQGKRVLKLEKVDGNGDAWRDADILSFNSGHWWTHQGSLKGWDYIELGGKYYQDMDRLEAMERGLKTWANWVDTNIDQSKTKVFFLGISPTHTNPNEWIYGSTTATSKNCYGETAPISATGTAYPGIYPEQMKVVDMVIREMKNPVYLLDITMLSAFRKDGHPSVYSGDLSPQQRANPIYSDCSHWCLPGLPDTWNELFYTTLFY encoded by the exons ATGTTAACCCTTTTTTCTTCAttgttttatcttctttttttcacACTCACCCTTCAATGTCTTGTAGCTTCTTCAGCTATTCTATACAGCTTGAAACACCACCACAACAATATCCACCACCAAAGACCAATGATTCATGCTAACCAAACAAACTGTGCATTGTTTGTAGGGACATGGATTCCTGATGACACTTACCCTTTTTACCAATCCTTAAACTGTCCCATGATAGATCCACAGTTCAACTGCAAAATGTTTGGTCGCCCTGATACTAATTACCTTAAATATAGATGGAGACCTCTCAACTGTGAGCTTCCAAG GTTCAATGGTGTTCAGTTTCTGATGGGATTGAAAGGGAAGAGTATTATGTTTGTTGGTGACTCTTTGGGGAGGAATCAATGGGAGTCATTGATTTGTATGATATATACTGCAGTGCCTCAGTCACAAACACAGCTTGTTAGGGGAGAGATACTCTCAACCTTCAGATTCTTG GACTATGGTGTGACCCTTTCTTATCATAAAGTTCCTTATCTGGTAGAGATTGATGTGGCTCAAGGGAAGAGAGTTTTGAAGCTTGAGAAGGTAGATGGGAATGGAGATGCGTGGAGGGATGCTGATATATTGTCGTTTAACTCTGGACATTGGTGGACACATCAAGGATCTCTTAAAGG GTGGGATTATATAGAATTAGGAGGCAAATACTACCAAGATATGGATCGTTTAGAAGCAATGGAAAGAGGTTTGAAAACATGGGCTAATTGGGTGGACACTAATATTGATCAAAGCAAAACCAAAGTCTTCTTTCTTGGAATTTCTCCTACACACACCAA CCCAAATGAATGGATCTATGGATCAACAACAGCAACATCAAAGAATTGCTATGGTGAAACTGCTCCAATCAGTGCAACTGGCACAGCATACCCGGGTATATATCCGGAACAAATGAAGGTTGTAGACATGGTGATTAGAGAAATGAAGAACCCTGTTTATCTTCTAGACATCACGATGTTATCAGCATTTAGAAAAGATGGACATCCTTCGGTTTATAGTGGTGATTTGAGTCCCCAGCAGAGAGCCAATCCTATTTACTCTGATTGCAGTCATTGGTGTCTTCCTGGATTACCTGATACTTGGAATGAGTTGTTCTACACTacattgttttactaa
- the LOC131629105 gene encoding asparagine synthetase, nodule [glutamine-hydrolyzing], whose amino-acid sequence MCGILAVLGCSDDSQAKRVRILELSRRLKHRGPDWSGLHQHGDNYLAHQRLAIVDPASGDQPLFNEDKSIIVTVNGEIYNHEELRKQLPNHKFRTQCDCDVIAHLYEEYGENFVDMLDGIFSFVVLDTRDNSFIVARDAIGVTSLYIGWGLDGSVWIASELKGLNDECEHFEVFPPGHLYSSKEREFRRWYNPPWFNEAIIPTTPYDPLVLRTAFEKAVIKRLMTDVPFGVLLSGGLDSSLVAAVTARHLAGTKAAKQWGAKLHSFCVGLKGAPDLKAGKEVADFLGTVHHEFQFTIQDGIDAIEDVIYHTETYDVTTIRAATPMFLMSRKIKSSGVKMVISGEGSDEIFGGYLYFHKAPNKEEFHQETCRKIKALHRYDCLRANKSTYAWGLEARVPFLDKEFIKVAMDIDPEFKMIKHDEGRIEKYILRKAFDDEENPYLPKHILYRQKEQFSDGVGYGWIDGIKDHAAKHVTDRMMFNASHIFPFNTPNTKEAYYYRMIFERFFPQNSARLTVPGGPSVACSTAKAIEWDASWSGNLDPSGRAALGVHVSAYENQINAVTKGVEPEKIIPKIGVSPLGVAIQT is encoded by the exons atgtGTGGCATACTTGCTGTGCTTGGTTGCTCTGATGATTCACAAGCTAAACGAGTTCGCATACTTGAACTTTCTCGCAG ATTGAAGCACCGTGGGCCAGACTGGAGTGGGCTCCACCAACATGGTGATAACTATTTGGCTCATCAAAGGTTAGCCATTGTTGATCCTGCTTCTGGTGATCAACCTCTCTTCAATGAAGACAAGTCCATTATTGTCACg GTGAATGGAGAAATCTACAACCATGAAGAGCTTAGGAAACAATTGCCTAATCACAAGTTCCGTACACAATGTGACTGTGATGTTATTGCACACCTG TATGAGGAATATGGAGAAAATTTCGTGGATATGTTGGACGGTATATTTTCGTTTGTTGTGCTGGATACTCGCGACAACAGTTTCATAGTTGCGAGGGATGCGATAGGTGTCACTTCCTTGTACATTGGTTGGGGACTAGATG GATCTGTTTGGATTGCATCGGAATTGAAAGGACTGAATGATGAATGTGAACATTTCGAAGTTTTTCCACCTGGTCACTTATACTCGAGCAAAGAAAGAGAGTTTCGCCGTTGGTACAATCCTCCATGGTTCAATGAGGCTATCATTCCAACAACACCTTATGATCCTCTAGTTTTGAGGACCGCCTTCGAAAAG GCTGTGATAAAGAGGTTGATGACTGATGTGCCTTTCGGTGTTTTACTATCGGGAGGTTTGGATTCTTCGTTGGTCGCAGCTGTCACTGCTCGACACCTTGCTGGTACAAAAGCTGCTAAGCAGTGGGGAGCAAAATTGCACTCTTTCTGTGTAGGCCTCAAG GGTGCACCTGACCTAAAGGCTGGGAAAGAGGTAGCAGATTTTCTAGGAACTGTCCATCACGAGTTTCAGTTTACTATTCAG GATGGTATAGATGCGATTGAAGATGTCATCTATCACACAGAAACCTACGATGTCACTACAATAAGGGCCGCAACGCCTATGTTTCTGATGTCTCGTAAGATCAAATCATCAGGAGTCAAAATGGTTATTTCTGGAGAAGGATCTGATGAAATCTTTGGTGGATATTTGTATTTCCATAAGGCACCAAACAAAGAAGAGTTTCACCAAGAAACGTGCCGCAAG ATCAAAGCTCTTCATAGATATGATTGTTTGAGAGCAAATAAATCAACATATGCATGGGGTCTAGAAGCTAGAGTTCCATTTTTGGACAAGGAGTTTATCAAGGTTGCAATGGACATTGATCCTGAGTTTAAAATG ATAAAACATGATGAAGGAAGAATTGAGAAATATATTCTAAGAAAGGCCTTTGATGATGAAGAGAATCCTTATCTGCCTAAG CACATTTTATATAGGCAGAAGGAACAATTCAGTGATGGAGTTGGATATGGCTGGATTGATGGCATCAAGGATCATGCTGCAAAACAT GTCACTGACAGAATGATGTTCAATGCATCTCACATCTTTCCTTTCAACACTCCAAATACCAAAGAAGCATATTACTATAGAATGATCTTTGAAAGGTTTTTCCCTCAG AACTCAGCAAGGCTTACAGTTCCTGGAGGACCTAGTGTTGCATGCAGCACAGCGAAAGCTATTGAATGGGATGCTTCTTGGTCAGGCAACCTTGATCCTTCTGGTAGAGCAGCACTTGGAGTGCATGTTTCAGCTTATGAAAACCAAATCAATGCAGTTACAAAAGGTGTAGAGCCAGAGAAGATTATACCAAAGATAGGAGTTTCTCCACTTGGAGTTGCCATTCAAACCTAG